GCCGGCGTCATAGCCAGGGCCGACAAGGACGCGCTTGCCTTTTGTCGGGAGGAGGCGCAGGAACTTTTTGGACGACTTGTACGAGCAGTGCTCAGACCATTCTGCCCCTACGATGTCCTGCTCGACCTCGTTTGCCTTCCTCTTTAGCTTGCTTTCAAGGTAGGCTAGTTCTTGCTCTGTAAGGACTCCCATATCCTTTCACGCAACCGCCCTTTGCTCTTCTTTTTGAAGATAGCTGGCAAGCGACCTGAAAACCGTGACCGCGTCGTTTGCGCCCGTGGCAGAAAGCAGGCTCTCGCTTGCCCTCTCCGGGTGCGGCATCATGCCCATCACGTTGCCCTGCTCGTTGCATATGGCGGCTATCAGGCCTGTCGAGCCGTTTGGGTCGTCGTTTGAATACTGCAAGACGATCTGGTTCTTTTTCTTCAGCTCTTTCAATATCGCCGAGTCGGCGACGTAGCGGCCCTCGCCGTGCGCGACCGGTATGTCAAACGCCTGTCTTTTTGCAAACTGGCCGGTAAAAGGCGTCTTGTTGTTTTCCACCCTGACCTTGGTCCAGCGGCAGACAAAGCGGAGCGAGTCGTTCATCATGAGCGCGCCCGGCAAAAGTCCGGATTCGACGAGTATCTGAAAGCCGTTGCATATGCCAAGCACAGGCATGCCGTCCTTGGCCATCCGCTTTACCTCCTGCACAATCGGGCTGTGCGCGGCGATGATGCCGGCACGCAGGCGGTCGCCAAACGCAAAGCCGCCCGGGATTATCATGGCGTCATAGCCGGAGATGCGGTCCTTTGTGTGCCAGATAAAGTCGGCCTGAATCCCGACAACCTTGTTCAGGACGTGGTGGACGTCGCGGTCGCAGTTGCTACCGGGGAAAACGGCGATGCCGATCTTCATTCTTCTATTCTTTGAAAAAGACTCGTCGCTGCTCGTATTAATATCTTGAGGGGAGTTCCAGAAAAGAGACTGTGTACATCCCACTACGGCAAGGATTAAATTTTCAGCCTTCCAAGATAGCTCCCGTGGTAGCCGGCGTAGTCCGCGACATCATGACAAAGGAGATAGTCACCATCAACGCCGACAGGAGCGCCCTTGAAGCGGCAAAACTGATGACGGAAAAGGGGATAAGCTCGGTTTTCATCGTCGACAGGGACGGAAACCCGGTGGGAATCGTGAGCGAGCGTGACTTTATCAAGAAAATCTGCGCCAAAGAGCTTGTCATATCGCAGGTCAAGGTAGGCGACATCATGTCAAAAATCCTGACTACCGCAGGGCCCGAGACGGCCATCGAAGTCGCGGTGCAGAGAATGGTAAACCACAAGATCCGAAGGCTCCCCATAATGGAGGGAAACAAGATCGTCGGCATCATCACGGTCACGGACCTTGCCAAGCACCTGCGCACCACGCTATTGCTGGAAGGCGCGCTGCGCGACACTGAAAGCATCGACGACGTCATTGCGACGATGGGCCACGACGAAAAGCACTAGCTAGCTAGTCAGCCTTTTGCGCCTTTATGGTGCAGTTGCTGACGACCGGGTTGAATATGCGCAGCTCCTCGCAGAGCTTTTGCACGGTCTTTTCAGCCTCTTTTTCCGAGCTGGCGCTCACCATCATTTTCAGCATCTTGGCAGACCTGACGCCCTTGACGTCGGAATAGCCGCCCTTGACCACCAGGTCGCGGTGGATGGTCTCGCCTTCCGGGTCGTTGATGTAGGGCTTGTTCTCTATGATGACTTGTACCAAGAATTTACCATTATTGCTGCTAGCTCGCGCCATGATCTGCCTGTAATGCCGGCGGTAATTTAAATACTCTCAAGCGCAGCGCGCCTGGACAAAAGCTTTATGAAATTTGGAGCCCTACTAGCTCAGGTGTAACACATATGGACATTTTTGACGGCATTGCAACAAAGCTCGACACGAGACAATTCAATTCCGAGGATGTTCCCTCTGGAATAAAGCAGAGCGTCCTTGAAGCTGCCCGGCTGACGGGGACTGGCATGAACACCCAGCACTGGCGGTTTATCCTGGTGGAAGGCAGGGACCGCCTTGCGACCCTTGCGGAGGACAGCACGAGTGGGCAATGGGTCGCAGGCGCCAATTTCGCGGTCATTGTCCTGACAAACCCGGACTACAAGTTCCACATGATAGACGCTGGAAGGGTGCTTCAGAACATGCAGCTAGCAGCATGGAACCACGGAGTCGCTTCGGGGATTTTCACGGGCGTAAAGGATGAGAAACTGCGCGAGGACTTTGGGATCCCAAAAGAGCTGAATGTTACGCTCGTCGTAGGCTTTGGATATCCTGCCAAGAGATTAGCGGGCAAGAAAAGCAGGGTGCCGCTGAACGAGCTTGTGTACTATGGAAGATATGGCAACGCCGCTGCCTGAATGGCAGCAGAGCAGATTATTACCAGAGGCAAAGCCGCAGCGAAACTATCAATTACGACTATGGCGGACAAACCAAACTAGGAGTATTTAAGCCAAGACTTTTTTCTTCATCATCTTCTGACGAAGCAACCGACCAGTCTTAAACAAACTGTCATGGGCGTCACTTGAGGGCGACAAGGAAGCGACGAAGAGATAGAAGCGTTTGGGTAAAACTTCAAAAGTAATGCAGAAGGAGACTAAATAGTCCGCAAATGCGTACTGCATTACTGCTGACCATTCTTGTTGCATGTGGTACAATGGTCTTAAATGCAGTTTCCGAAGAAGCCCATGCTTGCGAGGTATTATCACTTCCACCAATCGAACAAGCGACCGCGGATTCGTCAGCAATAATATTCTCTGGCAAAGTGGCAGAAGTTAGAACGATTGTCGTAAGCAGCGGCATGCAAGATATGCGCGCCGCGCTCTTTGAAGTTGATACATATTGGAAGAGCCAGAATAACTCTCCCAATTACAAAGAGCTTGTGGTGTTTACGGCAATAGATAGCGGCGCATGCGGCTACGATTTTGAAGTCGGAAAGAGCTACCTGGTCTACGCTTCAGCCCGGGATAATGGCTCCTTGCTTACCAGCATTGGAACGCGGACAATGCCTATTGAAAGCGCTCAAGATGACACGGCTGCCCTTGGACAAGGTATTTCTCCTACCGTGCAAGGGAGTTGGAAAGAGCAATTAGAGACGATGCCGATGCAGCCACAGCCCGGCAACACGGCAGTTGAGACAAATAATACGCTGCTAATGCTCATTGGTTCAGGTGCGGCAATAGCCGGTGCGGCTGCTTTCTTTTCCCTGAGAAGGCTAAAAGACAAGAAATAGCCTAATGCGCAAAAGCTAAAGCTATCGCCAGAAGTAGAACCACTAATCATCAGCGGTAGCAATGTGAAGCACCACGAGAAGAACTAGCAATGCTACGAGGAATACCTGGCCATGTAATTGAATATTGAACAGCCGCATTCTAGATGAGGTCAACCTCATCAGTACCCCGCTTGCCACCAGGACAGTCATGACCAATGCCAACGAAATGGAGATTCCGTCGGCTGCCCTTGATAGCATGATCCCGTGAGCCATTCCTGCACAATACCCTATCAGGTTCATTGCCATGTGGAAGTTCAGGGCAGGCTTGTACGCCATAGTAAGTGACCTTGTAATCCCGCCACCAGAACCGGCTATTGCTAGCATGGCCTTTCTTGACATTTTGTATGCGACAAGCGACCCGGTGCCAAGAGCGCCGGCTCCAACGGCAGCCCATCCAAGGGCCTTCACTGCTCCTCCTCCCCCTCTTCCTCCGCCTTGTTCACCTTCATCGGCCGCCCATGCTTCTTTAGGAAATCCTTCAGATGCAGTCGTCGTCATTACGGTGGCGGCAGCTGTGATTACTGCTACCACTGCAAGTATCATCGACAGTCGGAAATGATGAGGGTAACGCTTCTTCATCAAAGGATATCACCAGAAAAAAATTATGGCGAGCGGGAGGGGACAGACGATGATGGCGCCTTTTTGCGGCTGACGATGAATATCTTGTACGCGGTGTACCCAATCGTTCCAATAACGGCAGCTATCACTCCGTAAAGTATCAGCCCCAAAAGACCGCCACCTACAGATGCTCCTTCTTCAGAGTCTTCATTCTCCTCTTCACCCGCTCCGAACTCTTCTCCTCGTTCACCACCACTGCTACTGCCAATAATGCTGGCGCCGGCTAGTGCGCTTTCCCTCCCGGCTGCCGCTGCTCCTCTGCCATTGTCGCTCACGCCTTCTCTTTCACCTGCTTCTTCTTCTTTGTCTGCAAATGCAGGCACCAGGCCTCCTCCACCTCCTGGTACTAATGCTGTTGCCACCAGAAGCGCAGCCAGAACACCCGCTGCCAGAGATGCTTGTTTGTTCATGCTAATGCTACCATCTCCTCTCAAAGTAAGCACCACGCATCCCTACGCCTCCGCAAAAGCTGCCGTGAACCTCGACGACATCTGGTGAATCCGAAATTTCCTTCAGCATTTCGAGTGTCAGTTTCTGGTTGGTTACATAATGGGTGCCCTTGTCAAATATTGCAGGTGCCATTCCTGTTTTGGATATTATGTACTGCCTTGCAGCTTCAGCATCAATTCCCTCTTTTGTGAATACCTCAATGGTGTAAGATAGTGGCTCTTCTCCTTCTCCTCCTTCTCCGCTTGCGCGGGTTCTTTCCAGAATGTCATTGATCAGCGCAGGGTCTACTTTTGGTAGCACGTTCTTGTACGCATCGCGCACTTCACTGAATTTGCGCCTAACCTCGTCCACACCTCCTCTTCCTCCTTCAATCACAGTCTTCTTCATCAATGTTTGAGACATGGTATTGATATGCAGCCAGAACGATATTAAGCCCGAATTAACAGAGTTGCCAGACCCATTAACTTTGTTAAGTGTTAGAATATAAGCAGACTGTCAAGAAAAGTATCCTCATATGGGCGATGACAAGGCTGCTGCTGATTCTCCTTCATCTTCTTCACCACCACCATCATACTCTACCATACTGGCTACCAGGTATGGAGGGGAAGCCCTAAAGCTCTTACGCTCTGCCTCGCGTTCATTGAACTATGTCATCTATGTTGTCGCCGCGCTGGTCGTCTTTTCCCTCCTTGACCTGTTTGGTGTTCTATATCAATTCAGGCTGTATTCTGAGGTGCAGCACGACTACATAATATCAATAATAGCGCTTGTCCTTCTCGGCGTGCTCTTTCCGCTTGTTTGGCGAGTAATCAAGGCAAGGACTGCGCTTGATTCTTGGCAGGATATCTTTGAGCACGGGTCTCTTCGATGGGCGATAAGCATGGCAATGGCACGGCGTGACAAAGGCGAGGCTCTAAAGGCTGTAGCAGAGGCCGTACCAGAGCTTGAACCTCTAAGAGAGTACCTTGCAAGTGAAGGAACCTCAAAATTTACCGACGTGAGCGTTGCTGGAACCACCACCTTCGATTGTCTTGTAGATGAAAGCTTGGTGGAGACTGAAGAGCTGAAAAGGCTTTTGAAAGAATACGGTGCCATCGCAGTGGCCTTGACTGACGTGGCAGATGCATCTTACATTCAAGAATTTAGCAAGAGAATCAAGACGTATTCCAACAGCACGGGCCGCAAAGTAGCCATCGCAGTAGTCGTGGCCAGGGCGATAAAAGGCAGAGAAACCCATCGAGCCGCAGGTGATTCCATGCTGTTGCTGGTAGAAAAGGCCAATAATAGTGACTGAAGAAAGAAAGAGAGAATGTCAGGCAAGATAGTTTTTTTGCACGGGCGCGTTGCTCCAGAGATGCCAGCAATTTACTTTAGGGTGTGATACTACAAGGGTTAATGATTTTGGCTGACAGAAGGAGGTTTTCTGTAGAGTACACCATGTTCTCCATACTGGAGTACATGAATGCACTGCGCCAACCTGTCAGCAAGTACCACATCACCACCAAGGTTCCCGGCATAAGCTCTCAGCGGCCGGACAGGATCTCGCAGATCGTTGATATGCTTGAAAAGAACGGCTATGTCGAAGCTCTGCAGACTGCAAACGTCACCTATTATCAGATATCACAAAAAGGCAGAGATGCATATAACCGATGGATAAAAGAGTTCCTCGACTTTATGAGGTCGTTATAAACACTCCTCCAGAGCTGCATTTTGGAGGGGGTGAGGGGAGTAGATGAGTAGGCAGACAGAGGGGCTTTGGCAGAAGGCAGACTGTTGCATCATCCTTCCCCTGCTGTATTCACTGCGCGCGGCACCGACATTCCACAAGTATTTCTCTCGAATCGCAACCTATTCTTCATCAAATCGCTGTTCTTTTTCTAGCGTTATCGCTAAGGAAGGCACATTTGTGCTGCAAAAAGTCTGATACTATTAGAACACATTTCCTCTAGTTATGGGCCTAGCAGCTCCCACACGCACCCCGTGAAGCTTGTTCTATGTCTATGGGCGTAAAAGTGGACAGTTTAGTCGACCGGGAGCTCCACAAAGCTATTAATTATGTTCTGAAATTGCCCTAACGTGAATAGTAGCGGTGGTCACGTAGCTCAGCCTGGCAGAGCGGCTGACTTGTAATCAGCAGGTCGTGGG
The sequence above is drawn from the Nitrososphaera viennensis EN76 genome and encodes:
- the purQ gene encoding phosphoribosylformylglycinamidine synthase subunit PurQ; amino-acid sequence: MKIGIAVFPGSNCDRDVHHVLNKVVGIQADFIWHTKDRISGYDAMIIPGGFAFGDRLRAGIIAAHSPIVQEVKRMAKDGMPVLGICNGFQILVESGLLPGALMMNDSLRFVCRWTKVRVENNKTPFTGQFAKRQAFDIPVAHGEGRYVADSAILKELKKKNQIVLQYSNDDPNGSTGLIAAICNEQGNVMGMMPHPERASESLLSATGANDAVTVFRSLASYLQKEEQRAVA
- a CDS encoding CBS domain-containing protein yields the protein MVAGVVRDIMTKEIVTINADRSALEAAKLMTEKGISSVFIVDRDGNPVGIVSERDFIKKICAKELVISQVKVGDIMSKILTTAGPETAIEVAVQRMVNHKIRRLPIMEGNKIVGIITVTDLAKHLRTTLLLEGALRDTESIDDVIATMGHDEKH
- the purS gene encoding phosphoribosylformylglycinamidine synthase subunit PurS, whose protein sequence is MARASSNNGKFLVQVIIENKPYINDPEGETIHRDLVVKGGYSDVKGVRSAKMLKMMVSASSEKEAEKTVQKLCEELRIFNPVVSNCTIKAQKAD
- a CDS encoding nitroreductase family protein; translation: MDIFDGIATKLDTRQFNSEDVPSGIKQSVLEAARLTGTGMNTQHWRFILVEGRDRLATLAEDSTSGQWVAGANFAVIVLTNPDYKFHMIDAGRVLQNMQLAAWNHGVASGIFTGVKDEKLREDFGIPKELNVTLVVGFGYPAKRLAGKKSRVPLNELVYYGRYGNAAA